CTGAAGCTTACAATTTTCCAGGATTAGAATGATGTGTACATGATTACGCATCACCACATAATAATCTACGTTCACACCGTTATATTCCTTCAGGTCTCGAATGGTATCCTTTACCAAATCGTGATGACCAATCAAATACGGTTTGCCATAGTTCGTCCTAATGGTGACAAAATAGTACCCATCGTTTGAATAGTCGTGATCTTCAAGCCTGACGTTTTTAATCGCTTTCATTGTTTAGCCCCATGAATGGGGCAACTACAATACACCATTTAGCATCGTTATCTTTCCGTTTGACAATATGCTTTCTTTGATATAGCATTCATTTGTTAACTGTTTGGAAACAAATATTTTATTCTATTCATGTGAGGAAAATCAAAACATGGGAAAAATTAAAACAGGTACTTCTAAAAAAATATTAAAAAGCCTTCCACCGGAACAAGAAAAATTGGAAGCGATATTAA
This portion of the Candidatus Scalindua sp. genome encodes:
- a CDS encoding transposase; its protein translation is MKAIKNVRLEDHDYSNDGYYFVTIRTNYGKPYLIGHHDLVKDTIRDLKEYNGVNVDYYVVMRNHVHIILILENCKLQLGEIVRRFKAVTSKISGIKLWQPNYHEHIIRNKRALKKIREYIVNNPLAEQIEFDQFYTDDA